The genomic region ATGGGCGACGAGCCCTCGCCCTGGAGCAAGGCCCAGATGCGCCCGGGCCGCACGGCTCACATGGGGCCCGGTGACACCTCGCGCGGCGTTCGCGTCCGCCTTCTCGATCGCTCGGCGTAGTTTCCTGCGGCTTCTCTCAGTCGTGATACCAAGGCGCACACCGTCGGCGTCGCGCACCCACAGCGTCCGGTACGCGCTGCCGTACGAGAAGGTCGTCAGCAGTCGGACGGAGGTGATCTGGTTGAGATCGACGGACCGCTCGCCGGTCAAGGTGCGCGCAGTCAGGTGCGACGATGAGTGCCGGAACGGGGCTCGCTCCTCGCACAACGCGGGTAGGAGGACGAAGCCGACGATCACGGACAGCAGGCCAAGCACGATGGGTGCGCCGTTCGGGGCTACCCCCGCCCTGGCCAGCCCGTAGCCACCGAGAGGCAGCAGAAGAACCGTCACCGCCAGGCCCGATCCGATGCGGGCACGTGCCACGCTGCGGGTTGTGGTTGCTTCCACTGACGCCCCCGTTTCTGTCGGCGGACATCAGCATGCATGTACGGCGGACCTTCGCACATTGCCAGCGTCCGGCAATCTTCTGCTCGGGATCCGCCGGGGCCGGGCCCAAGTATCAGGACGACTCCGTGATCTCGTCGTTCGCCGCGGGAACAGGACGGCCACCGTGATCTGGGTCTGTACGGTGAGCGGTGTAACTCCCGAGCTGGAAGCGACAGTTGATGACTGACGTGACGAGTGACACCGAGGCCGGGAAGGCCGCTGTGAGTGGGGCGAGCGCCGTGGATGACGGGCTGGTCGCCGAGCTGGTGGCCCGGGCTCAAGCCAGTGGCGTGAAGCTCACCGGGGATGGCGGCCTGCTGCAGCAGCTGACCAAGCGGGTGCTGGAGTCCGCGCTGGAGGGCGAGCTCACTGATCATCTGGGGCACGAGCCCGGAGAACGGGCCGAGGGTGGCCGCGACAACTACCGAAACGGGCACCGCTCCAAGACGGTGATCACCGAGTCGGGGCCGGTCGAGATCGCGGTGCCGCGGGACCGGGCCGGGTCGTTCGAGCCGCAGCTGGTCAAGAAGCGGCAGCGGCGTCTGGGCGGGGTGGACGAGATGGTCCTGTCGCTGTCGGCGAAGGGGCTGACGCACGGGGAGATCTCCGCGCATTTCGCCGAGGTGTACGGCGCGGAGATCTCCAAGTCCACGATCTCCACGATCACCGACAGCGTGATGGCCGGCATGTCGGAATGGCAGAACCGTCCGCTGGACAGCGTCTACCCGGTCGTCTTCATCGATTGTGTGAACGTGAAGGTCAGGGACGGTCAGGTCGCCAACCGGCCCGTCTACATGGCGGTGGCGGTCACCGCCGAGGGCCACCGGGACATTCTGGGTCTGTGGATCGGCGATGGCGGGGAGGGCGCAAAGTACTGGCTCCAGGTCCTGACCGAGATCAAGAACCGTGGCGCGGCCGATGTCCTGATGCTGGTCTGTGACGGCCTGACCGGCCTCCCGGACGCCGTGAATACCGTCTGGCCTGCGACGATCGTCCAGACCTGCGTCGTTCACCTATTACGGAACAGCTTTCGTTACGCGGCCCGGCAGGACTGGGAGAAGATCGCGAAGGCGCTCAGGCCCGTTTACACCGCCCCGACTGAAGAGGCTGCGCTGGAGCGGTTCGTGGAGTTCACCGACGCCTGGGGCGGGAAGTATCCGGCGATCGTCCGGCTCTGGGAGGCGGCCTGGGCGGAGTTCGTGCCCTTCCTCCGGTTCGACGTGGAGATCCGCAGGATCGTCTGCACCACCAACGCGATCGAGAGCATCAACGCACGGATCCGCAAGGCCGTCCGGGCCCGGGGACACTTCCCCACCGACCAGGCCGCCCTCAAGTGCGTCTACCTGGCCGTCATGAGCCTGGACCCGACCGGCACCGGACGCAAACGCTGGACCATGCGCTGGAAGGCCGCACTCCAAGCCTTTGACATCACCTTCGACGGCCGGCTCGCCGCCGGACGACGCTGAAGAAACCGACCGAGTTCCACCGTTCGCTACACAGACCCGGGCTAGGAGCACCTGCGTCGGCACCCCACCCACGACCGGTTCAGGATCGTCAGCATGACCGCATGGCGTCTCGCGCCCGGAAGTGCCGAGCAGGAGGTAGACCAGCCATGATCGATGACGAGCTGGACGACAGCCTGACAGTGGTAGATCTTGCGATCGAATGTCTGAAGAGGTGGCAGTTCTACACCTGGCCGGAGGTTCAGAGGGCGGCGAAGTCTGTCGGGACCCTCATCCTTGAGCAGCTCGTCAGCCGCGACCTCTGGGACGGTCTGACGCAGGCCGATCAGGCTGCGGTTCACTGGCTCATGGCGGAGGGGCATGCCGTGAGCGGCGTGCAGGAGGAGCGCCTCGATCGTGATCGCGAAGGGCCCCGAATCCAGTCGCTCTATGAGGCTGCCGACCACTTCACCGCGCTATGTGGCGGCCGTTGGTACCAGGGAAAGCAGGGGCGGGTGCGTGAGGGGCGCTCTGCCGTCGACTTTGCGGCGCGCTTCACGGTGATGCCTGACGGGTGGCGTGAGGAGGCCATGCGGCGGGCTATGGCCGGCCAGGACATCGCCTCGACGATCGCTCAGGCTGCCATGTACCGCAACATCCTCCGCAGCGTGCACGGCATTGGTTCGACGAATGAGTAGGCAACCCACGTGCTGTGGAAGGCCCATGGTTCTGTCGCAGGATCGCAAGACGTATACGTGCCTGGAGTGTTGGGCCGGTTGCTGTTGGACGGGCCGGCGCGCGGTGGGGCGGCAGGGTTCTGGGGCCGGTGAGGTTGGCCACCCGGGACCCTGCTCGCTCCACCCCCTCTGTCCGATCCGCCTCCCCGTCCCCGTGCCTAGGGGAGCGGGCGGAGGGGATGTAGCCACGTTCACCTCACTGTGCCGAGGTGGGCGGGGCTTCGACGTTTCCGCAGGTCAAGGGGTTTTCTATCGATACCTCCAGCGGCTTCAACGGCTGTTTTCTGCTGTGCCTGCTGTGACGAGTTCTAACCGTCCGTACGGGCAGGGGAGTTGAGGGCGAGCAGCGACAGCAGTCCGCGAACTCCCGTGTCGAAGGCGGCGGTCGAGCCGGACGCGCGGGCCAGGACGTACCCGCCCTGGACCGTGGCGACGATGGTCGCGGCGATCTCCTCGCCGTCCAACGAGGGGGCGAACTCGCCCCGCTCCTGCCCCTCCTCGACGAGTGCCGCGAGCCGCTCGCGCAGCCAGTCCAGCGTCTCGTCGACGGGTGCGCGCAGCTCATCGCTGGCGATGACGTCCGGGTCCATGGTCATCCGCCCGATCGGGCAACCGCGCAGCACATCGCGCTCGCGTCGCAGATAGGCCTCGACACGCTCGTACGGAGAGCCGGGCCCGTCCAGTACTCCCTCGGCGGTAGCGCGCATCTGGTCGGCCGTACGCCGGATCGCGGTGAGGGCCAGATCGGGCTTGCCCGCGAAGTGGTGGTACATGCTGCCCTGCCCCGCACCGGCCCGCTGCTGGATCGCCTTGGGGCTCGTGCCCACGTATCCCCGCTCCCACAGCAGCTCGCGGGTGGCCTCGATCAGTCGCTCCGGAGTGCTCATGAGATCACTGTACCTACTAGTAGGTACAGAAGCGCATACCAGTAGGTACAGAGCTGGGGGAGCAGGGGAGAACCCCGTTCGTACTCCCGAGGAGGTACGCGTACTGCCGCTGGCCGTACGACGACCCGGACCCCCTCCCGGCGCGAGCCTCGAAGCATCACCGGAACACCCACCGAGGAGATGACTTCAGATGCAGACCCTGGCGCACTGGGACGGCGGGCTCGGCCCGTGGATCCTTCTCTTCCCGCTGATCTGGGCGGCCGTCGTGATCGGCGTCGTGACCGTCCTCCGCCGTACCGTGTGGCGCGGCCGTCGCGGCCCGTGGCGCGGCATGGACCACGCCGCGACGGACGTCCGCCCGACCGGCGACTCGCCGATCGCGATGCTCGGCCGGCGCTTCGCCTCCGGCGAGATCGACGAGGACGAGTACTGGCGTCGGCTCTCCGTCCTGGACGAGCAGTTCGGACGCACCGACTTCGGACGTACGGGCAAGGGCGGTGCTTCCCAATGACGTTGTCAAGCCGCGTTGGTGACGGGTGGTGTGACTTGGTAGCACCGTTGGTCACGGATGAGTGCCCAGATGACGTTCACCCGTCGGCGGGCAAGTGCGATGACGGCCTGGACGTGCCGTTTCCCCTCGGCGCGCTTGCGGTCGTAGAACTGCCGCGAGTTCGCATCACAGCGGATGCTGATGAGTGCGGAGGTGTAGAAGACCCGTTGCAGGCGCCGGTGGTATCGCTTCGGCCGGTGCAGGTTGCCGCTGGTCTTCCCGGAGTCGCGGGGTGCTGGGGCAAGGCCCGCGAAGGCCGCGAGGCGGTCTGGGGTCGGGAAGGAGCCCAGGTCGCCGTCGATGGCGGCAAGGAACTCGGCCCCGAGCAGCGGACCGATGCCGGGCATGCTCTCGATCACTTCGGCGAGAGGGTGTTCGCGAAACCGGCCCTCGATGAGCTTGTCGATCTCAGCGACTTTCTCGTTGAGGGTCATCACCTCCTTCGCGAGGGTGCGCACCATCGTGGCGATGGGCCTCTCCCCGACGACGGCGGTGTGCTGTCGCTCGGCAGCTCCGACTGCTGCGGTGGCCAGGGCCTGGGCTCCGCGGACCTTGCGGTTGCTCAGCCAGGTGGCCAGGCGGCTGGTGCCACAGCGGCGGATCGCGGCCGGGGTCTGGTAGCCGGTCAGCAGTACCAGCGGTCCCGTGTTGGAAAGGTCCAGGGCCCGCTCCAGAGCGGGAAACATACTGGTCAACGTGGAACGAAGCCGATTGATGGTCCGGGTGCGGTCGGTGACCAGGTCCACGCGGCGGCTGGTGAGAAGGCCCAGCTCGATGCTCGCCTCGTCGCCGGGGCGGACCGGCTGCAGGTCCCGGCGCATGCGGGCCTGATCGGCGATCACGAGGGCGTCGCGGGCATCGGTCTTGCCCTCACCGCGGTAGCCGTCGGTGGCCCGGTTGACCGCACGTCCGGGGATGTAGAGGAGTTCCTGGCCGTGGTTGACCAGCAGGGCAATCAGCAGGCTGGGCTCGCCCCCGGTCATGTCGAGAGCCCAGGTTGCCCTGTCCCCGTCGGTCAGCGCCAGGACATCAGCGAGAAGCTTCAAGAGCTCCGGTTCGTCGTTGGCCACGCGCCGCGAGAGCAGTGTGCTGCCCTCGGCGTCGAGAACGAGGCAGTGGTGGTGGGTCTTGCCGCAGTCGGTCCCGGCCCATATCCGGCTCATCGTGCTCCATCAGGTCGTGCTTGCAGTTCGTACCACGGACGACCTCGCCGGCTTTGCTCTACGCAGCGACTTTCTCGCACTTCCCAATTGGCGGCCGAGTCGTCGTGGGGAGCCCGGCGGCCAAGCACCGGAAGCCACGAACGGCAGCGGCATGAAAGCCACACCCGGCTCCCCTGGGTGCCACAACCCTACGAACGGCTGCGACGAACCCAGGAAGAAGGTAGAGCGGCATGAGCACCGCGACCGCCACGAAGGCCACGCGGACCGCGGCACGTGTCGCCGACGCCGTGAAGGTGTACGGCGGCGGCGACACCGCCGTCCGGGCCCTGGACGGGGTGAGCGTCACCTTTCCGGCCGGACGCTTCACCGCGATCATGGGGCCCTCGGGCTCAGGCAAGTCCACCCTGATGCACTGTGCGGCCGGCCTGGACACCCTCACCTCCGGCGCCGCGTTCATCGGCGACACCGAGCTGAGCAGGCTCGACGACCGCCGCCTCACGCTGCTGCGCCGCGACCGCATCGGCTTCGTCTTCCAGGCGTTCAACCTGGTCCCGACGCTGACCGTCGCGGAGAACATCACGCTGCCGATGGACCTCGCGGGCGGCCGGGGCGACGGCTCGGCGCGGGAGTGGATCGACGCGCTCGTGGACGTCGTCGGCCTGCGCGACCGGCTGCACCACCGGCCCTCCGAACTCTCCGGCGGCCAGCAGCAACGCGTCGCCGTGGCAAGGGCGTTCGCCGGTCAGCCCGACGTCGTCTTCGCCGACGAGCCGACCGGCAACCTCGACTCGCGCTCCGGCGAGGAGGTCCTGAACCTCCTCGGCCGGGCCGTACGCCAGATGGACCGCACGGTCGTCATGGTCACCCACGACCCGGTCGCCGCCGCACACGCCGACGAGGTCGTCTTCCTCGCCGACGGGCGGCTCGTCGACCGGATAGAAGCCCCCACGGCCGACAAGGTCCTGGACCGCATGAAGGCCTTCGACAGCAAGGGAGCGCCGCCGTCATGAACGCCTCCGTGCGCATCAGCGTGTCCTCCCTGCGTGCCCACAAGCGCCGCTTCGCCGGTACGTTCCTGGCGGTGCTCCTCGGCGTCGCCTTCCTGGCCGGCACGCTCGTCATGGGCGACACCCTGCGCGCCGGCTTCGACACGATGTTCGGCAACGCCACGAGCGGCACCGACGCCGTCGTCCGCAGCGCGGGCACCATCACCACGCCGGGCGAGAGCCAGGGCGTACGGCAGCCCGTCGACACCGACCTGGTGACGGCCGTCGAGAAGGCCCCGGGTGTCGCGGCGGCCGTGCCCGACATCCAGGGCGCCGGCCAGCTCGTCGGCGCGAACGGCAAGCCCATCGGCGGCCAGGGTCCGCCCACCCTCGCGGGCAACTGGATCGACGACCCGAAGCTGAACTCGTACCAACTGGCCGAGGGACGCGCCCCGTCGAAGTCCGGCGAGGTGGTCGTCAACCGCGGTGCCGCCGAGAAGGGCGACCTGAAGATCGGCGACACGACGACACTGCGGACCCCCGACCCGGTCAAGGTCACGATCGTCGGCCTCGCGACCTTCGGCGGCGAGGACGGCATGGCCCAGGTGACCTACACCGGCATGACGCGGTCCGATGCCGAGAAGTACCTGACCGCGCAGCCCGGCGAGGCCGCGAGCATCCTGGTGCGGGCCGGACCCGGCACCGGTCAGCAGGAACTCGTGGATGCCCTGACTCCCGTACTCCCCAAGGGAGTTGAGGCGATCACCGGTCAGGAGCTGGCCGCGGAGAACACCGACATGATCTCCGGCCAGTTCCTGACACTCTTCACCACCTTCCTGCTCGTGTTCTCCGGCGTGGCGCTGCTGGTCGCGACCTTCTCCATCCACAACACCTTCGCGATCGTGGTCGCCCAACGCACCCGCGAGAACGCCCTGTTGCGCGCTCTCGGTGCCTCACGACGGCAGGTCACCGCGTCGACCCTGGTCGAGGCGAGCGTCGTCGCCGTGGTCGCGTCCGCCGCCGGTCTCGCGGGCGGCATCGGCATCGCGGCCGGACTCCAGGCGCTGTTCCCGGCCATCGGATTCCCGTTCCCCGAGGGCGACTTGGTGATCAGCGGGCTGTCCATGGCCCTGCCGCTCGCGGTCGGCATCGTGGTCTGTCTCGGCTCCGCGCTGCTGCCCGCCGTACGCGCCGGGCGCACCGCACCACTGGCAGCCCTGCGCGAGACGGCCGTCGACCAGTCCGGGGCGTCCCGTACCCGTGCCGTCGTGGGCACCGGTCTCGCGGCACTGGCGGTCGCCGTCACACTGACCGGCGTCATCGTCAGCCCGTCCCTGTGGCTCGCCGGAAGCGGCGCGATCCTGGCGCTCGCCGCCTTCGTGGTCCTCGGCCCGGTCGCGTCGACCACCGCCGTACGCGTCCTCGGCAGCCCGCTCGACAAGCTGCGCGGAGTCACCGGCGCACTGGCCCGGCGCAACGCCCTGCGCAGCCCCAAGCGCACGGCCGCCACCGCCGGCGCGCTGATGATCGGCGTCGCCGTCGTGTCACTGTTCACGGTCTTCGGCGCCTCGCTGAAGGCGACCATGGACCAGACCGTGTCACGGTCCTTCGCGGGCGATGTCGCCGTGAGCACCCCCTCGTTCGGCGCGGGCGGCAGCGGACTGAGCCCGCGGCTCGCCCCCGCGATCGCCGAGCGGCCCGAGGTCGACACGGCGGTCGGACTCGGCCGCGGCGTCGCTGAAGTCGACGGCGAGGGACGGGCGTTGACCGTCACCGACCCGGTCGCACTGGAGCGCGCCTTCGACCTCGGCGACGTACAGGGCTCCATGCGGAACCTCGGCGACGACGGCATCGCCATCACCGAGAGCGAGGCCGACAAGCAGGGCCTCAGGACCGGTGACACCGCCCAACTTGCCTTCACCGACGGCAAGAAGGAGACCTTCACGGTCCGCGCGGTCTACGGCCGGTCGGAGCTGGCAGGCGAGTACGTCATCACCCGCGAGGCCTGGGCCCCGCACCGCACCCAGGACTCCGACACACTCGTGGCCGTCACCTTCAAGGACGGCGTGAGCGCGGCCGACGGCAAGGCGGCGGTCGAGAAGGTCACGTCGGCGTACGGCAATCCGGAGGTGCAGACCCGCGACGAGTACGCGCAGTCCTCGGCCGGTGGCATCGACATGATGCTCACCCTGGTCTACGCGCTCCTCGCGCTCGCGGTGCTCATCGCACTGCTCGGCATCGCCAACACGCTGACCCTCGCGGTCCACGAACGCACCCGCGAACTCGGCCTGTTGAGGGCCGTCGGGCAGACCAGGTCGCAACTGCGCGCGATGGTCCGCTGGGAGTCGGTACTGGTCGCCGCGTTCGGCACGGTCGGCGGACTCGCACTCGGCGGCTTCCTCGGCTGGGTGCTCGTGAAGGCCTCCGACGGAGCGTCCGACAGCACCTTCGCCTTCGCGGTGCCGCCGGTCCAGCTCGCGGTGGTGGCCCTGGTGGGTGTCGCCGCCGGAGCCCTCGCGGGCCTGCGCCCGGCCCGGCGGGCCGCACGCCTCGACGTACTGCGCGCCATCGCCACGGAGTAGCCGGAGCGACTGGACGAACGCGCCCTCGCCACGGACGAACTGGACGAACGCCACCTCGCCACCGACTGAGGGAGGAGAAGGAGGAGGTCTTGGTCACCGCCCGGTCAGCCAGCAACGGCCGACCGGGCGGGAGCGTGTTCGGTCCGGAGCGTGCCGGCGGCGTGCTCCACCTCCGCGAAACTGCGGGTGGGCGACTCCGCGGCCGCGCCGTACGGCGGGCAGGCGGGCAGACCCGCTGTCGGGGCAGCCGCCGGAAGGGTGAACCACACGACCTTGCCCGACTCGCCGTCCGGCCGCACACCCCAGCTCTCGCTGACCGCGGCGACCATCGCGAGTCCGCGTCCGCAGGTCGCGGAGGAGTCCGCGTCCCGCACCTCGGGAAGGCGGGGGTCGTGGTCGTGCACCGAGACGGTGAGCCGGTCGAGCAGCAGCTCGATCTCCACGGTGCACAACTTGTCGGGCAGGGCGTGCCGGTGGACGTTGGTCAACAGCTCTGTCACACCGAGCGAGGCCCGGTCTATCAAGGGATCCAGATGCCAGTAGCGCAACTGCGCAGATACGATTCTGCGGACCTGGCCGATCCGCGACGGCAGGGCTTGGAGCTCCACCGTGCAATGCCTGCTTGGCTGGCTGATCACGGCTGCGACTCCCCGAATTGAGGTCCGGAAGAAGACGGAGTGCGGATCCAGCGGGCGGTCTACGTGCAAACGGCCGCCTGCGGTTGGTGGCCGGCGAGCTGGTTCGCAGCGTTATCGCCGGTAAACCCAGAGTGACGTGAGAACAGAGTGACTCAGGAGGTGCGGTCCCGCAACTCGCGGCGTTCTCGGCAACTGGACCGTCGCGCGTGGGCTCTCGACGCGTGGGCTCTCAGCGCCCGCGCCCCGCCGCCTTGCGCACGGCCTCGATGAACCTGCTGGCCGCCGGTGGGCCCGGTTCCCCCGGAGCCGGGTCGTGGTCGCCCAGGGTGAGCAGATAGCGCGTGCCGTTGACGTCCGCCAACGCCCGGTCCTCATGGGCGAACCAGGGCTTCGACGCCCGGACCGCCTGCACCGGCGCGCTGTCGATCTCGCTGCCGTAACTGGTCAGCAACTCCAGCCTGCCGTCGCTGATCCGGACCTGTCCGGCCCGCGTGAGCGAACGCAGCCTCTTTCCGATCCGCACGCCCGTGGCTGTGAACTCCGGCTCCGCCATGTGCCCCGCCCCCTTGTGCGCTTCGGTCGTATGCGCTTCGGTCGTGCCCTGTCGTGATCCGGCGTGGATCCCGATCCAGTGTGCATCCTCGTCAGGACCGGCGTCCTGTTCGGTGCAGTCTGCCTGCCTCCGGCGTCGAGCACCAGTACGCATGGTGACGTCACGCGTACTCGCCGGGGCACTCGCGCGAATGCGCCCCCTACCGCCCGCGACGGGCTGCGCCAGGGGTTCCTT from Streptomyces sp. NBC_00878 harbors:
- a CDS encoding IS256 family transposase, producing the protein MTDVTSDTEAGKAAVSGASAVDDGLVAELVARAQASGVKLTGDGGLLQQLTKRVLESALEGELTDHLGHEPGERAEGGRDNYRNGHRSKTVITESGPVEIAVPRDRAGSFEPQLVKKRQRRLGGVDEMVLSLSAKGLTHGEISAHFAEVYGAEISKSTISTITDSVMAGMSEWQNRPLDSVYPVVFIDCVNVKVRDGQVANRPVYMAVAVTAEGHRDILGLWIGDGGEGAKYWLQVLTEIKNRGAADVLMLVCDGLTGLPDAVNTVWPATIVQTCVVHLLRNSFRYAARQDWEKIAKALRPVYTAPTEEAALERFVEFTDAWGGKYPAIVRLWEAAWAEFVPFLRFDVEIRRIVCTTNAIESINARIRKAVRARGHFPTDQAALKCVYLAVMSLDPTGTGRKRWTMRWKAALQAFDITFDGRLAAGRR
- a CDS encoding TetR/AcrR family transcriptional regulator encodes the protein MSTPERLIEATRELLWERGYVGTSPKAIQQRAGAGQGSMYHHFAGKPDLALTAIRRTADQMRATAEGVLDGPGSPYERVEAYLRRERDVLRGCPIGRMTMDPDVIASDELRAPVDETLDWLRERLAALVEEGQERGEFAPSLDGEEIAATIVATVQGGYVLARASGSTAAFDTGVRGLLSLLALNSPARTDG
- a CDS encoding SHOCT domain-containing protein, yielding MQTLAHWDGGLGPWILLFPLIWAAVVIGVVTVLRRTVWRGRRGPWRGMDHAATDVRPTGDSPIAMLGRRFASGEIDEDEYWRRLSVLDEQFGRTDFGRTGKGGASQ
- a CDS encoding IS110 family transposase; protein product: MSRIWAGTDCGKTHHHCLVLDAEGSTLLSRRVANDEPELLKLLADVLALTDGDRATWALDMTGGEPSLLIALLVNHGQELLYIPGRAVNRATDGYRGEGKTDARDALVIADQARMRRDLQPVRPGDEASIELGLLTSRRVDLVTDRTRTINRLRSTLTSMFPALERALDLSNTGPLVLLTGYQTPAAIRRCGTSRLATWLSNRKVRGAQALATAAVGAAERQHTAVVGERPIATMVRTLAKEVMTLNEKVAEIDKLIEGRFREHPLAEVIESMPGIGPLLGAEFLAAIDGDLGSFPTPDRLAAFAGLAPAPRDSGKTSGNLHRPKRYHRRLQRVFYTSALISIRCDANSRQFYDRKRAEGKRHVQAVIALARRRVNVIWALIRDQRCYQVTPPVTNAA
- a CDS encoding ABC transporter ATP-binding protein is translated as MSTATATKATRTAARVADAVKVYGGGDTAVRALDGVSVTFPAGRFTAIMGPSGSGKSTLMHCAAGLDTLTSGAAFIGDTELSRLDDRRLTLLRRDRIGFVFQAFNLVPTLTVAENITLPMDLAGGRGDGSAREWIDALVDVVGLRDRLHHRPSELSGGQQQRVAVARAFAGQPDVVFADEPTGNLDSRSGEEVLNLLGRAVRQMDRTVVMVTHDPVAAAHADEVVFLADGRLVDRIEAPTADKVLDRMKAFDSKGAPPS
- a CDS encoding ABC transporter permease; its protein translation is MNASVRISVSSLRAHKRRFAGTFLAVLLGVAFLAGTLVMGDTLRAGFDTMFGNATSGTDAVVRSAGTITTPGESQGVRQPVDTDLVTAVEKAPGVAAAVPDIQGAGQLVGANGKPIGGQGPPTLAGNWIDDPKLNSYQLAEGRAPSKSGEVVVNRGAAEKGDLKIGDTTTLRTPDPVKVTIVGLATFGGEDGMAQVTYTGMTRSDAEKYLTAQPGEAASILVRAGPGTGQQELVDALTPVLPKGVEAITGQELAAENTDMISGQFLTLFTTFLLVFSGVALLVATFSIHNTFAIVVAQRTRENALLRALGASRRQVTASTLVEASVVAVVASAAGLAGGIGIAAGLQALFPAIGFPFPEGDLVISGLSMALPLAVGIVVCLGSALLPAVRAGRTAPLAALRETAVDQSGASRTRAVVGTGLAALAVAVTLTGVIVSPSLWLAGSGAILALAAFVVLGPVASTTAVRVLGSPLDKLRGVTGALARRNALRSPKRTAATAGALMIGVAVVSLFTVFGASLKATMDQTVSRSFAGDVAVSTPSFGAGGSGLSPRLAPAIAERPEVDTAVGLGRGVAEVDGEGRALTVTDPVALERAFDLGDVQGSMRNLGDDGIAITESEADKQGLRTGDTAQLAFTDGKKETFTVRAVYGRSELAGEYVITREAWAPHRTQDSDTLVAVTFKDGVSAADGKAAVEKVTSAYGNPEVQTRDEYAQSSAGGIDMMLTLVYALLALAVLIALLGIANTLTLAVHERTRELGLLRAVGQTRSQLRAMVRWESVLVAAFGTVGGLALGGFLGWVLVKASDGASDSTFAFAVPPVQLAVVALVGVAAGALAGLRPARRAARLDVLRAIATE
- a CDS encoding ATP-binding protein; the encoded protein is MISQPSRHCTVELQALPSRIGQVRRIVSAQLRYWHLDPLIDRASLGVTELLTNVHRHALPDKLCTVEIELLLDRLTVSVHDHDPRLPEVRDADSSATCGRGLAMVAAVSESWGVRPDGESGKVVWFTLPAAAPTAGLPACPPYGAAAESPTRSFAEVEHAAGTLRTEHAPARSAVAG